A genomic region of Metopolophium dirhodum isolate CAU chromosome 1, ASM1992520v1, whole genome shotgun sequence contains the following coding sequences:
- the LOC132947730 gene encoding piggyBac transposable element-derived protein 4-like produces MKNDGKYTSGDIEYAQSEDIGIMRWKDRGSKPVTLVSNMHNSSDTSTVLRKNGKGERIQVKCPTGISDYNKYMGGVDKFDQYMSPYSISQKSRKWWIKLFYYMVDTAIVNSYILYKESCNKNKKKYITHLEFRSRLTDELIGNFSCRKKNTSSPHEQRYKKKQKLSIAHDFTAGVNHMTKFIDKYRRCKMCSTKAKEKRSNMICSTCDITLCKQCFVPYHKPT; encoded by the coding sequence ATGAAAAATGATGGTAAATATACTTCTGGTGACATTGAATATGCCCAAAGTGAAGATATTGGTATTATGCGATGGAAGGATAGAGGAAGTAAACCAGTGACACTTGTTAGCAACATGCATAACTCTTCAGATACATCTACAGTACTGAGAAAAAATGGTAAAGGGGAAAGGATTCAAGTAAAGTGCCCTACTGGAATAtcagattataataaatacatgggaGGAGTTGACAAATTTGATCAATATATGTCTCCATACTCAATTTCTCAAAAGTCGAGGAAGTGGTggattaaacttttttattatatggttGATACTGCTATtgttaattcttatattttatataaagaaAGTTGcaacaagaataaaaaaaagtacattacACATTTAGAGTTTCGATCGAGATTAACGGATGAGCTTATTGGGAATTTCTCATGCAGGAAAAAGAATACATCTTCCCCCCACGaacaaagatataaaaaaaaacaaaaactttccATCGCTCATGATTTTACAGCTGGAGTTAATCATATGACAAAATTCATAGATAAATATAGAAGATGCAAAATGTGTAGCACTAaagcaaaagaaaaaagatCCAATATGATTTGTTCTACATGCGACATAACACTATGCAAACAATGTTTTGTACCATATCACAAACCTACCTAA
- the LOC132934189 gene encoding uncharacterized protein LOC132934189: protein MERHMNVHEVCRICLREVPLVDILKLGAKTSMWLSDINSYFKVQLTVDDDKSICLCRRCMGKIKTWRKHVERAGRCQYIVDYLDTVYQNQIVGGRIKKEDDEK from the exons ATGGAGAGGCATATGAATGTTCATGAAGTCTGCCGCATCTGTCTTCGTGAGGTGCCCCTCGTTGATATTCTAAAGCTTGGAGCGAAAACTTCTATGTGGTTGAGCGATATCAATTCATACTTCAAGGTCCAA ttaacagTTGACGATGATAAATCTATATGCTTATGCAGGAGATGTATGGGCAAAATCAAGACCTGGCGCAAACACGTGGAACGtgccggacgctgccaatatattgtagattatctcgatacagtg taccaGAATCAGATAGTGGGAGgaagaataaaaaaagaagacgatgaaaaataa